A genomic region of bacterium contains the following coding sequences:
- a CDS encoding class I SAM-dependent methyltransferase, with the protein MNKKTIEKIVKCIYCNGSIRLLKDKIICQKCNRQYIIDDKVIMMNFRKDDYFENYEQICEDDLRKEKTPMEVKQEMATFILSDTETQNNKIIADFGSGDAYLLRKMTFNTTVAIDIAANYLKRCKKVNIKINADLEKLPIHNESIDIGICTDVIEHVIDDERVIQNIYDVIKPKGILYLAVPWEQDLSVYKLPEYKVKYGKYKYVHLRTLNKEYMRDKIFSKFKQEKEMLITAGMKYMEFTPYPIKIFRLIK; encoded by the coding sequence ATGAATAAAAAAACAATAGAAAAAATTGTTAAATGTATTTACTGTAATGGTTCTATAAGATTATTAAAAGATAAAATAATATGTCAAAAGTGTAACAGACAATATATTATAGATGATAAAGTTATTATGATGAATTTTAGAAAAGATGATTACTTTGAAAATTATGAACAAATTTGCGAAGATGATTTAAGAAAAGAAAAAACTCCTATGGAAGTAAAGCAGGAAATGGCGACTTTTATTCTTTCAGATACTGAAACGCAAAATAATAAAATTATAGCTGATTTTGGAAGTGGAGATGCGTATTTATTAAGAAAAATGACTTTTAATACTACTGTTGCAATAGATATTGCGGCAAATTATTTAAAAAGATGTAAGAAGGTAAATATAAAAATAAATGCGGATTTGGAAAAGCTTCCTATACATAATGAAAGTATAGATATTGGAATATGTACGGATGTGATAGAGCATGTAATAGATGATGAGAGAGTAATTCAAAATATATATGATGTTATTAAACCTAAAGGTATTCTTTATTTAGCTGTCCCATGGGAGCAAGATTTAAGTGTATATAAATTGCCAGAATATAAAGTGAAATATGGAAAATATAAATACGTCCATTTACGAACTCTAAACAAAGAGTATATGAGAGATAAAATATTCTCTAAATTTAAGCAAGAAAAAGAAATGTTGATAACAGCGGGAATGAAATATATGGAGTTCACGCCTTATCCGATTAAGATATTTAGGTTAATAAAGTAA
- a CDS encoding SGNH/GDSL hydrolase family protein translates to MRIIRICYFGDSITYGFGDGSESRDITKRWTSIIDDGLKKYKKQDILFNNINLGVNGDTTRNGLERLKDIYVFNPDIITIQFGMNDCNYWLSDNGFPRVNPMSFEYNLLELIEKCYTSGIKEIILSTNHLIPIRKLMLNNKDYNENNRYYNSIIRKVAKKTNTILCDIEALFDKASKDKSFFLNENGKRLHLSQKGNELYAEKMLPFIEKTIKNSIRLKKSNILKLNLTPYK, encoded by the coding sequence ATGCGTATAATTAGAATTTGTTATTTTGGAGACTCAATTACCTATGGGTTTGGTGATGGAAGTGAGAGCAGGGATATTACAAAGCGATGGACTTCAATAATAGATGATGGATTAAAAAAGTATAAAAAACAAGATATTTTGTTTAATAATATCAATTTAGGAGTAAATGGAGATACAACAAGAAATGGGTTAGAAAGATTAAAAGACATTTATGTTTTCAACCCGGATATTATTACTATTCAGTTTGGTATGAATGATTGCAATTATTGGCTTTCCGACAATGGATTCCCGAGAGTTAATCCGATGTCTTTTGAATATAATCTTTTGGAGCTTATTGAGAAATGTTATACTTCCGGAATAAAAGAAATAATTTTAAGCACAAACCATCTTATACCGATAAGAAAACTTATGTTGAACAATAAAGATTACAATGAAAACAACCGTTATTATAATTCTATTATTAGGAAAGTAGCAAAGAAAACCAATACTATTCTTTGTGATATAGAGGCTTTGTTTGATAAAGCTTCAAAGGACAAATCCTTTTTTCTTAATGAGAATGGGAAACGGCTTCATTTATCACAAAAAGGCAATGAATTATATGCGGAAAAAATGTTGCCTTTTATTGAAAAAACAATAAAAAATAGTATACGGTTAAAAAAAAGTAATATTTTGAAGCTAAATTTAACGCCATATAAATAA
- a CDS encoding MBOAT family O-acyltransferase — protein sequence MLFNSIEFLIFFPVVTILYFLFPHRYRWGLLLISSCVFYITYIPVYIYALFLSVLLNYLAGIYIENTDSARKKRILSISIIANVLILVAFKYFNFFKDTYIIKLLSLSHLSILLPLGLSFYTFSNISYVIEVYRGNIKAEKRLGIFAAFVMFYPKIAQGPIERAGNLLPQFYKEYSFNYKRVTDGLKLMAWGFFKKVVIADRLAISVNQVYNNPTGYSGGPLIIATVFFAFQIYADFSGYTDIAIGAAEIMGFKLSPNFNRPYSSKSIKEFWRRWHISLSTWLMQYIYLPIAYSTSRIFKKGRYFNIKADKWVYLIAISVTFLICGMWHGTNRNFIVWGGLYGFYLIFSAWTSPPRKRIEKLLRIKKVPALHNFIRIIITFSLVSFAWIFFRADNIADAIYIIKHLFSFNGLDLSAMNGKKEAILAIVFMESVYFIQGRYGSIRHILSEKPLWIRWTIYYMLILSIIFLGVFNRSQFIYFKF from the coding sequence ATGCTATTCAATTCTATAGAGTTTTTAATATTCTTCCCTGTCGTAACTATATTGTACTTTTTGTTCCCCCATAGGTACCGTTGGGGGTTACTGCTGATCTCAAGTTGTGTATTTTACATAACTTATATCCCGGTTTATATTTATGCGTTGTTTCTTTCAGTTCTTCTTAATTACCTTGCAGGTATATATATTGAAAATACTGACAGTGCTCGTAAAAAAAGAATTCTTTCTATCAGTATTATTGCCAATGTTTTGATACTTGTTGCTTTTAAGTATTTTAATTTTTTCAAAGATACATATATTATAAAGCTTTTAAGCTTAAGTCATTTAAGTATTCTTCTGCCTTTGGGGCTTTCTTTCTATACCTTTTCAAATATAAGTTATGTTATTGAAGTTTACAGGGGAAACATAAAAGCGGAAAAACGTTTAGGAATATTTGCTGCCTTTGTTATGTTTTATCCTAAAATAGCGCAAGGTCCTATTGAAAGGGCCGGGAATTTATTACCTCAATTTTATAAAGAGTATTCTTTTAACTACAAAAGAGTAACTGACGGCCTAAAATTAATGGCGTGGGGCTTTTTTAAGAAAGTCGTAATTGCGGATAGATTGGCAATAAGTGTTAATCAGGTTTATAACAATCCCACCGGTTATTCAGGCGGCCCATTGATAATTGCTACCGTATTTTTTGCTTTCCAGATTTATGCGGATTTTTCCGGGTACACGGATATTGCAATCGGAGCAGCAGAAATAATGGGTTTTAAGTTGTCGCCAAACTTTAACAGACCATATTCTTCCAAGTCCATTAAAGAATTTTGGAGAAGATGGCATATTAGCTTATCAACATGGCTTATGCAATACATATATTTGCCTATAGCATATTCCACTTCAAGAATTTTTAAGAAAGGAAGATACTTTAATATTAAAGCAGATAAATGGGTTTACTTAATCGCAATCTCAGTTACTTTTTTAATTTGTGGGATGTGGCATGGCACAAACCGGAATTTTATAGTATGGGGTGGATTATACGGGTTTTATCTGATATTTTCAGCCTGGACAAGCCCCCCAAGAAAGAGAATTGAAAAACTACTCAGGATAAAAAAAGTTCCGGCGCTGCATAACTTTATTCGGATAATAATTACATTTAGTCTGGTATCTTTTGCATGGATTTTTTTCAGGGCGGATAATATTGCTGACGCAATTTATATAATAAAACATTTGTTTAGTTTTAATGGATTAGACCTTTCTGCTATGAATGGGAAAAAAGAGGCGATATTGGCAATTGTTTTTATGGAATCTGTGTATTTTATTCAGGGGCGATATGGAAGTATCAGACATATATTGTCGGAAAAACCTTTGTGGATACGGTGGACAATTTATTATATGCTAATACTTTCAATAATATTCCTGGGAGTATTTAACAGGTCACAATTTATTTATTTTAAATTTTAA
- a CDS encoding class I SAM-dependent methyltransferase produces MNINWKAFYEKEAYFKRFIPEEQPVNVRGEFISELIPERVSTVLDVGCGDGWLCNKLSNKYKVAGVDIALPRVLYAKSHFNSEAFLVSNIYNLPFADNSYDAVICSETLEHIEDFSSAVKELMRVSKKYVVATVPNNQPKRTILCPHCLHTFYLDGHINSFDKKSFSEVFGKFGEVIKVKDSTQMGLFNPNKKHHIEFPDFVSQNLHIWNFLLSLGSRFFPITVRNGDFLGIVCAKNV; encoded by the coding sequence ATGAATATAAACTGGAAGGCGTTTTATGAAAAAGAGGCTTATTTTAAGAGGTTTATTCCGGAAGAACAGCCTGTAAACGTAAGAGGTGAATTTATAAGCGAGTTGATTCCCGAACGTGTTAGTACCGTTCTTGATGTCGGCTGTGGCGATGGGTGGTTATGCAATAAATTAAGCAATAAATATAAAGTTGCGGGGGTAGATATAGCCTTGCCGCGAGTTTTGTATGCTAAGTCTCATTTCAATAGCGAAGCATTTTTAGTGAGTAATATTTATAATTTGCCTTTTGCGGATAATTCTTACGATGCGGTTATATGTAGCGAAACTTTGGAACATATAGAAGATTTTTCGTCCGCGGTTAAAGAACTAATGCGTGTATCTAAAAAATATGTAGTTGCTACGGTTCCGAATAACCAACCTAAAAGAACGATTTTGTGCCCGCATTGTTTGCATACTTTTTATCTGGACGGGCATATTAATTCTTTTGATAAAAAAAGTTTTTCAGAAGTTTTTGGTAAGTTTGGGGAAGTAATAAAAGTGAAAGATAGCACACAAATGGGACTATTTAACCCTAACAAAAAACATCATATAGAGTTTCCCGATTTCGTTTCACAGAATTTACATATCTGGAATTTTTTGCTTTCCCTTGGCTCAAGATTTTTTCCCATTACGGTAAGAAACGGGGATTTTCTTGGGATTGTGTGTGCGAAGAATGTTTGA
- a CDS encoding acyl carrier protein produces the protein MNKKSLNERVETIVFSVIDEINQQLTKTKQLKKTKDTVLFGKLGVLDSLGLVNLIVAIEQRIEEEFGITITLADEKAMSQKNSPFRTVKTIMDYVFTLLEGKIQ, from the coding sequence ATGAACAAAAAGTCTCTTAATGAAAGAGTAGAAACGATAGTTTTTAGCGTGATTGATGAAATCAATCAGCAATTAACTAAAACAAAACAATTAAAAAAAACAAAGGATACTGTTTTATTTGGAAAATTAGGAGTGTTGGATTCATTAGGACTTGTTAATCTCATTGTGGCAATAGAACAAAGAATAGAAGAAGAATTTGGAATTACAATAACTTTGGCAGATGAAAAAGCTATGTCACAAAAGAATAGTCCATTTAGAACCGTAAAGACCATTATGGATTATGTTTTTACGTTATTGGAGGGGAAAATTCAATGA
- a CDS encoding glycosyltransferase, with translation MKKVSIVLATYNRAHLIKKAIDSCLNQTYKNIELILINDASPDNTSEIIKSYLPAVKAGNDDRIKYIELKENVGATKAYNKGLTLCTGEYLTWTSDDNYYTEDAIEIMVDFLEANKEIDFVYSNYYCINERDEIIAKEKVDTPDNLRRFCCIGACFLYKYNVYKTIGGFDGRALSAADYDYWIRIYKNFKMQKLDNFLYYYGRYQESDSVIEGDFKIRSIGHKVRDGHFYPLTKTKEYEPITNTIDKKLNILVVSNLYPPYYIGGYELVCKDIVDSLRSKGHNVSVLTSNYGVEIPITGRSPLERDVPDACSTIENNVYRELTHYFDYGKKPMSFKKTLNRETRENDILKKLVYELRPDVLFLFNMGALSKSLLKTIESFDIPVVYDISDYWLACDKMVDNWLNYWQSPVKNKLVSFIKMKFLGLITQPDLKEYFKSMFAVDLYSLNFNYTYFTSKFLKFQYSEFGFPCSSATIFYRGIDTKKFITPQNNRSIVPLKLLYSGGLHPDKGAHTAIEAVNILTKKGYEVTLSIAGGVRDKEYVDSLYKKVEQQKLPVKFLGLVPCEEMPKVYPQYDVLLFTTIKDEPFSLTIMEAMSSGLAVVSTPTGGSAEILKDKENSLVFKPDNAEDLAEKVESLIKNPDLIEKLGKNGAECVRKDFEFEKMIEETEKYLKWAVGNHRQGSLCAKLKNI, from the coding sequence ATGAAAAAAGTTAGTATTGTATTAGCTACTTATAATAGGGCGCATCTTATTAAAAAAGCAATAGATAGCTGTTTGAATCAAACATATAAAAATATCGAGTTGATTTTAATTAATGATGCATCTCCGGATAATACTTCTGAAATAATAAAGTCATACCTGCCTGCCGTCAAGGCAGGCAATGATGACAGGATTAAATATATAGAATTGAAGGAAAATGTTGGGGCTACGAAGGCGTATAATAAGGGACTTACTTTGTGTACAGGTGAATATCTAACCTGGACTTCGGATGATAATTACTATACGGAAGATGCGATAGAAATAATGGTAGATTTTTTGGAAGCCAATAAAGAGATCGATTTCGTGTATTCTAATTACTATTGCATTAATGAAAGAGACGAGATTATTGCAAAAGAAAAAGTAGATACTCCCGATAATTTGAGACGGTTTTGCTGTATTGGAGCTTGTTTTTTATATAAATATAATGTGTATAAGACTATAGGTGGATTTGATGGCAGAGCTCTTAGTGCGGCAGATTACGACTACTGGATAAGAATTTATAAAAACTTTAAAATGCAAAAATTGGATAATTTTTTATATTACTATGGAAGATATCAAGAGAGTGATTCGGTTATAGAAGGGGATTTTAAAATCCGAAGTATAGGACATAAAGTCAGAGATGGACACTTTTATCCTCTGACAAAAACTAAAGAATATGAGCCTATAACCAATACAATTGATAAAAAATTGAATATACTGGTAGTCTCCAACTTATATCCACCCTATTACATAGGCGGGTATGAATTGGTTTGCAAAGATATTGTTGATTCCCTTAGAAGTAAAGGACATAACGTAAGTGTTTTAACGTCTAATTATGGCGTGGAAATTCCGATAACAGGCAGGTCACCGCTTGAGCGGGATGTCCCAGATGCCTGTTCTACTATAGAGAATAATGTTTACAGGGAGCTTACTCATTATTTTGACTATGGAAAGAAGCCAATGTCTTTTAAGAAAACCCTAAACAGAGAAACCCGTGAAAATGACATACTAAAGAAACTCGTTTATGAACTCCGGCCGGATGTTTTATTTCTTTTTAATATGGGCGCATTGAGTAAATCCCTTTTAAAAACTATAGAATCTTTTGATATTCCCGTTGTATACGATATCTCGGATTACTGGCTGGCGTGCGATAAAATGGTGGATAATTGGCTTAATTACTGGCAGTCTCCCGTTAAAAATAAATTAGTTTCTTTTATAAAAATGAAGTTCCTTGGACTGATTACACAGCCCGACCTAAAAGAATATTTTAAGTCAATGTTTGCCGTGGATTTATACAGTCTGAATTTTAATTATACATATTTTACAAGCAAATTTCTTAAATTCCAATACAGTGAATTCGGCTTTCCTTGCAGTTCCGCTACTATTTTTTATCGCGGGATTGATACGAAAAAGTTTATAACTCCACAAAATAATCGTTCAATCGTTCCCCTGAAATTATTATACTCAGGGGGATTACATCCCGATAAGGGTGCACATACTGCAATAGAAGCCGTTAATATTCTGACAAAAAAAGGATATGAAGTTACGTTGTCAATTGCAGGCGGAGTAAGGGATAAAGAATACGTTGATTCGCTTTATAAAAAGGTTGAACAACAGAAACTGCCCGTTAAGTTTTTAGGGCTTGTTCCCTGTGAAGAAATGCCAAAAGTTTATCCTCAGTATGATGTATTGCTTTTCACTACAATAAAAGATGAACCGTTTTCTCTTACAATTATGGAAGCGATGAGTAGCGGGCTTGCCGTAGTATCAACCCCTACGGGAGGAAGCGCAGAAATATTAAAAGATAAGGAAAATTCTCTCGTTTTTAAACCGGATAACGCCGAAGATTTGGCAGAAAAGGTAGAATCGCTTATAAAAAATCCCGATTTAATAGAGAAACTTGGCAAAAACGGGGCTGAATGTGTGAGAAAAGATTTTGAGTTTGAAAAAATGATTGAAGAAACGGAAAAGTACTTAAAGTGGGCAGTTGGTAACCACCGCCAAGGGTCGCTTTGCGCCAAATTGAAGAATATCTAA
- a CDS encoding SDR family oxidoreductase has translation MNKKKVIVITGTRKGIGKYLAEYYSDRGFQVIGCSRETFEHKLKNYQHFCLDVCDENKVKQLFTEIRRTYKRVDVLINNAGIASMNHFLLTPLKTVESILNTNIVGTFLFCREASKLMKVNKYGRIINFTTVAVPLKLEGESIYAASKAAVISLTEILAKELADFGITVNAIGPTPTKTDLIRTIPQEKIKNLINKQAIRRFTEFKDISNVIDFFIQPESNFVTGQTIFLGGI, from the coding sequence ATGAATAAAAAAAAGGTAATAGTAATTACAGGTACGAGAAAAGGTATAGGAAAATATTTAGCAGAATACTATAGTGATAGAGGGTTTCAAGTTATTGGGTGCAGTAGGGAGACATTTGAACATAAATTAAAAAATTACCAACACTTTTGTTTGGATGTTTGTGATGAAAACAAAGTAAAACAACTTTTTACGGAGATTCGTAGAACTTATAAACGAGTAGATGTTCTTATAAATAACGCAGGGATAGCATCTATGAATCATTTTCTTTTGACTCCTCTTAAAACGGTAGAAAGTATTCTAAATACTAACATTGTTGGAACTTTTTTATTCTGTCGGGAAGCCTCTAAACTAATGAAAGTTAATAAATATGGTAGAATTATTAACTTTACTACGGTAGCCGTTCCTCTAAAGCTTGAGGGAGAATCTATTTATGCTGCTTCCAAAGCGGCAGTTATAAGTCTTACTGAAATACTTGCGAAAGAACTTGCCGACTTCGGGATAACAGTGAATGCGATTGGGCCTACCCCGACAAAAACAGATTTAATCCGGACAATTCCACAAGAAAAGATAAAGAATCTTATTAACAAACAGGCTATTCGTCGCTTTACTGAATTTAAGGATATTTCAAATGTAATTGATTTTTTTATTCAACCGGAAAGTAATTTTGTTACGGGACAAACAATCTTTTTGGGTGGTATTTAA
- a CDS encoding glycosyltransferase family 4 protein — MDKRMKILVISNFYPPYSFGGYEVLCQMIIKFLASKGYDIQILTSVYGVEKPSSDGKIHRLLSYRYKAPETPVSLKETIKRDIGDNRFLKRIISNFKPDLLYVFDMAGLSKSLLVSIQELDIPAVYHFSGGWFAFDWMVDNWLAYWKYNSSKDKILLYMKQKFLGLITKDFFKKYAKKVTSVDSKNMIIKYASFGSDFLKLQYKQYCKDNFLWDKSEILYDGIVDIKQFQKRIKTINKDNLIKLLYVGRVAKYKGVHTAVYAVAKLIQMKCNVSLSIVGPIIDKGYGEELHKIINKQNLPVKFLGQVDYKVIQNIYFKHDILIFPSIVDEVFGRVFIEAMASSLTVIATGTGGSKEVLKDGENCLLFKPDNPDDLAEKIELLLGNPDLCRKLIGNGVKLVKENFDIEVMGSRIEEYLKRVVNNCNKSPAELDRNP; from the coding sequence ATGGATAAACGAATGAAAATACTTGTCATATCAAACTTCTACCCGCCTTATTCGTTTGGTGGATATGAAGTATTATGCCAGATGATTATTAAGTTCCTTGCCTCAAAAGGATATGATATACAAATTTTAACAAGTGTTTATGGGGTTGAAAAACCATCTTCGGATGGTAAAATCCATCGTTTGCTTTCATATAGATATAAGGCTCCCGAAACCCCTGTCTCATTAAAAGAGACTATAAAAAGAGATATCGGGGATAACCGTTTCCTTAAAAGAATAATTTCTAATTTTAAGCCGGATTTATTGTATGTGTTTGATATGGCGGGATTGAGCAAATCCTTATTAGTAAGTATACAGGAGTTGGATATCCCTGCTGTGTATCATTTCTCGGGAGGCTGGTTTGCGTTTGACTGGATGGTTGATAACTGGTTAGCTTACTGGAAATATAATAGTTCTAAAGATAAAATTTTATTATATATGAAGCAGAAATTTTTGGGATTAATTACAAAAGATTTCTTTAAAAAATATGCTAAGAAAGTTACTTCTGTAGATTCTAAAAATATGATAATAAAGTATGCCTCTTTTGGCAGTGATTTCCTTAAACTTCAATATAAACAATATTGTAAAGACAATTTTCTCTGGGATAAATCGGAGATACTTTATGATGGTATTGTAGATATAAAACAATTTCAAAAAAGGATAAAAACGATTAATAAAGATAATTTAATAAAATTATTATATGTCGGAAGAGTAGCTAAATACAAAGGTGTTCATACGGCAGTTTATGCAGTTGCAAAATTAATTCAAATGAAATGTAATGTCAGTTTGTCTATAGTAGGCCCTATAATAGATAAGGGATATGGGGAAGAACTTCATAAAATCATCAACAAACAGAACTTGCCCGTTAAATTTTTAGGACAAGTAGATTATAAAGTTATACAAAATATTTACTTTAAGCACGATATTTTAATTTTCCCGAGCATAGTTGATGAAGTTTTTGGAAGAGTGTTTATAGAAGCAATGGCAAGCAGTTTAACTGTTATTGCCACAGGCACAGGCGGAAGCAAAGAAGTTTTAAAAGACGGAGAAAATTGTCTTTTGTTTAAGCCGGATAATCCTGATGATTTAGCAGAGAAAATAGAGTTGCTTCTTGGAAATCCTGATTTGTGCCGTAAACTAATAGGAAACGGAGTGAAACTTGTAAAAGAGAATTTTGATATTGAGGTGATGGGGAGTAGGATTGAAGAGTACTTGAAGCGGGTGGTGAATAACTGTAATAAAAGTCCAGCTGAGCTGGATAGAAATCCCTAA
- a CDS encoding fatty acid--CoA ligase family protein gives MSIDFLIEIFDKNKHKDAIIWGDKVYTYKWLIKNIDYWQKTIKSEGIKKGTAVVLEADFSPNSIALFLALIECGCIIIPLADSVRLNKDEFIGIAQGEVSIRINKKDKIEIIKLSNSANNEFYNKLKKLCHPGLILFSSGSTGKNKAVVHDLVKILEKFKTPRNSLRAITFLLYDHIGGINTIFYILSNAGCIVTVKERTPDTVLETVEKYQVELLPTSPTFINLILLSEAYKRHNIDSLKTISYGTEPMLESTLKRFHKLFPDIHLQQTYGLSEVGILRSKSENSNSLWMKIGGEGFQTRIVDGILHIKAESSMLGYLNSPNPFTKDGWFNTGDSVEVKGEYIKILGRKSEIINVGGEKVYPVEIENVIQKMSNIAEVTVYGEKNLITGNIVCVKVKLLSYEDIKKFTIRLRKHCYKNLERFKVPTKIFITDKEQYNERFKKLRK, from the coding sequence ATGTCGATAGATTTTCTGATAGAGATATTTGATAAAAACAAACACAAAGACGCTATTATTTGGGGAGATAAAGTTTATACTTATAAATGGTTAATAAAGAATATTGATTATTGGCAAAAAACAATAAAGTCTGAAGGCATTAAAAAAGGTACGGCGGTCGTTTTAGAAGCAGATTTTTCCCCAAATTCTATTGCTCTTTTCCTTGCTCTTATAGAATGTGGTTGTATCATTATTCCGCTTGCCGATTCCGTAAGATTAAATAAAGATGAATTTATTGGGATAGCTCAGGGAGAAGTTTCTATAAGGATAAACAAAAAAGATAAGATTGAAATAATTAAATTATCAAATTCTGCCAATAATGAATTTTATAATAAATTAAAAAAATTGTGTCATCCGGGACTGATTTTATTCTCTTCAGGGTCTACGGGGAAAAATAAAGCGGTTGTCCACGATTTAGTTAAAATATTAGAAAAATTTAAAACACCGAGAAATAGCTTAAGAGCAATAACGTTTCTATTATATGACCATATAGGCGGCATAAATACTATATTTTATATATTATCAAATGCAGGATGTATCGTAACAGTTAAAGAAAGGACTCCCGATACCGTACTTGAAACGGTTGAAAAATATCAAGTTGAGTTGCTTCCGACTTCTCCTACTTTTATAAATTTAATTTTATTAAGTGAAGCATATAAGCGACATAATATTGATTCCCTTAAAACAATTAGTTATGGAACGGAGCCAATGCTTGAAAGCACATTGAAACGTTTTCATAAATTGTTCCCTGATATTCATTTGCAACAAACGTATGGGCTTTCCGAAGTAGGAATATTGCGTTCCAAGTCTGAAAATTCAAACTCCCTTTGGATGAAAATAGGAGGGGAAGGCTTCCAAACGCGAATAGTAGATGGAATTTTGCATATTAAAGCCGAATCGTCAATGCTGGGGTATCTAAATTCCCCTAACCCGTTTACAAAAGATGGTTGGTTTAATACGGGGGATTCAGTTGAGGTCAAAGGCGAATATATAAAAATTTTAGGTCGCAAATCCGAAATTATTAATGTTGGAGGCGAAAAAGTATATCCTGTAGAAATCGAGAATGTTATTCAAAAAATGAGTAATATTGCTGAAGTAACGGTTTATGGAGAAAAGAATTTGATAACAGGAAATATTGTATGCGTAAAAGTTAAATTATTAAGTTATGAGGATATCAAGAAATTTACTATACGTTTAAGAAAACATTGTTATAAAAACTTAGAAAGGTTTAAAGTACCAACTAAAATTTTTATTACGGATAAAGAACAATATAATGAGAGGTTTAAAAAATTAAGAAAATAA
- a CDS encoding GNAT family N-acetyltransferase: protein MDKNGIFLCSEKEIPELRKYIEKIWGRDYALVLNEKFLCWQFKPSRFKNSKKEILSVLLVYHKGKIVGMMGLIPFQLNVRGHTYSSVWLSHWVCDEKVRRLGYGFELLNKVYSLGFSFIGAMQVGKDVQNIYKTLGFQTLDDMPRWVLVINPEKCFPLFCECQTLIPLPEIKKFIKKYTYTEKEFIFKKNYTTVSSIDSLWDSFWKNHISKNFIGGERDSNYLKWRYFEHPVYSYKFLGAKDKKTGSWEGLIVFRLEKVRERNETVIRILELLGNTDALAFLLKEVIEFGIKQKSAFIDFYNPSQEIGKVLLKMGFPLQPLPNQGNIFFPSRFQPLEKKPYVWRSALHFRIKGKSKTIIPWKTYYVTKGDSNQDRPQFIDG from the coding sequence ATGGATAAAAACGGAATTTTCCTGTGCTCCGAGAAAGAAATCCCTGAATTGAGGAAATATATTGAAAAAATATGGGGACGAGACTATGCGTTAGTTTTAAATGAAAAATTTCTTTGCTGGCAATTTAAGCCTTCTCGTTTTAAGAATAGTAAAAAAGAGATATTATCGGTTTTACTTGTTTATCATAAGGGGAAAATAGTCGGTATGATGGGACTTATTCCATTTCAATTAAATGTCAGGGGACATACTTATTCTTCCGTATGGCTTTCTCATTGGGTATGTGATGAGAAGGTTCGCCGCCTGGGATATGGATTTGAATTGTTAAACAAAGTATATTCATTAGGATTCAGTTTTATTGGGGCTATGCAAGTCGGGAAAGATGTCCAAAACATATATAAAACTTTAGGTTTCCAGACACTGGATGATATGCCTCGCTGGGTTTTGGTTATTAATCCCGAAAAATGTTTTCCTTTGTTTTGTGAATGTCAAACTCTTATTCCGTTGCCTGAAATAAAAAAGTTTATAAAAAAATATACATATACGGAAAAAGAATTTATTTTTAAGAAAAATTATACAACTGTTTCATCAATAGATTCTTTATGGGATTCGTTTTGGAAAAACCATATCTCTAAAAATTTTATTGGGGGAGAACGGGACAGCAACTATCTTAAGTGGCGTTATTTTGAACATCCCGTATATAGTTATAAATTTCTGGGGGCAAAGGATAAAAAAACAGGAAGTTGGGAAGGATTAATTGTCTTTAGGTTAGAAAAAGTTCGTGAACGGAATGAAACGGTGATTAGAATCCTTGAATTATTGGGAAATACCGATGCTCTCGCTTTCCTGTTAAAAGAAGTTATAGAATTTGGGATTAAACAAAAATCAGCTTTTATAGATTTTTATAATCCTTCTCAGGAAATAGGTAAGGTGCTTCTTAAAATGGGTTTTCCCCTCCAACCATTACCGAATCAAGGAAATATTTTTTTCCCATCGCGTTTTCAACCTTTGGAAAAGAAACCTTATGTATGGAGAAGTGCATTACACTTTAGGATTAAAGGGAAAAGCAAAACAATCATTCCGTGGAAAACTTATTATGTAACTAAAGGGGATAGTAACCAGGATAGACCTCAATTTATAGACGGATAA